A genomic window from Gossypium hirsutum isolate 1008001.06 chromosome D10, Gossypium_hirsutum_v2.1, whole genome shotgun sequence includes:
- the LOC107915401 gene encoding protein GAMETE EXPRESSED 3 — protein MPATFFLIFFLFMVASQSTWLPNYPHYPHLFSAQERFRNRGDRLSKPLIGDGGRIYACSEDMLLAFENNGSIAWFLPLGFECNVSKAPVHGGRGKIYLIAENRVLQINIMKIGTSEPAVQVLFDPGPGQRGDEIVGIAVSTLCSSVIINVKNRGLFAYLIRGQLLWSVGPVIDQYGYRQGCWKNVSDCYFASAPVIDQCEASVYISNTEGELYSLSIRSPQFKWIQDLSSFDKLYTITPGNNGLLYVTVPVKSLILALDVSSGNVLWQTSIGQLSSAESSPVVDSYGWVTIGSLDGFLYSFSPTGTLKKFPKAAALDSVIQFSIFLDCSGYAVYFCQTEMEEKVIHMNDQFAHVSAMKPKSSIFTLIVPSTGKIYWSESNHGPFLSSLSQSDLQNFVVDEGMLLAFVTASKIGNQLSCRSKALKLASSCSQGTRKRQSVYTGNRSSIFLLLLLESILLVVLAVVVRFCCVFWRKKKLQDQDLGRFLEKRRSLQLKKKAFDRTITELEHKATEEAGATEETMEELGKLVRERQGIKRKLPTTYSLGRDERVLNPKSVLPLSTGRTRSYSFRRAKKGSVTVFHTLSNSSSEGSSSEIEYVSDSEVEEEPVVKGKAKAAIEDESSSNDEQLGRKHQRSPSEPASSSKGYTESLFVEQESGEENFQDEGKGVKTVPSSSRSIWLKRTFSSLN, from the exons ATGCCTGCAACCTTTTTCCTtatcttcttcctcttcatggTGGCTTCTCAGTCGACATGGCTCCCTAATTACCCACATTATCCACACTTGTTTTCCGCTCAAGAACGTTTCAGAAATCGCGGTGATAGGCTTTCCAAACCTTTAATTGGAGATGGTGGAAGAATTTATGCTTGTTCTGAGGATATGTTATTAGCATTTGAAAACAATGGCTCCATAGCTTGGTTTTTACCTTTGGGTTTCGAATGCAACGTGTCTAAAGCCCCAGTTCATGGTGGCAGAGGAAAG ATATATTTGATTGCAGAAAACAGGGTACTCCAGATCAATATAATGAAAATTGGAACTTCAGAACCTGCGGTTCAAGTTCTGTTTGATCCTGGACCAGGTCAACGAGGAGATGAAATTGTTGGGATTGCAGTAAGTACGTTATGTTCATCTGTGATCATCAATGTCAAAAATCGGGGTTTGTTTGCCTATTTGATCCGGGGACAACTACTTTGGAGTGTTGGACCAGTGATAGATCAGTATGGTTACAGGCAAGGTTGCTGGAAAAATGTTTCGGATTGTTATTTTGCTTCAGCCCCCGTGATTGATCAATGCGAAGCTAGTGTTTAT ATCTCAAATACTGAAGGGGAACTTTATTCTCTGTCGATTCGAAGTCCACAGTTTAAATGGATTCAGGACTTAAGTTCATTTGATAAGCTTTACACTATTACACCAGGAAATAATGGCCTCTTATATGTTACTGTACCGGTTAAGTCTCTTATTTTGGCACTAGACGTTTCTTCAGGGAATGTTCTTTGGCAGACCAGTATTGGACAACTGAGTTCTGCTGAATCTTCACCCGTGGTTGATTCTTATG GTTGGGTGACAATTGGTTCATTGGATGGATTTTTATACTCATTTTCTCCTACTGGCACTCTCAAGAAATTTCCTAAAGCAGCTGCATTAGATTCTGTGATCCAATTTAGTATTTTCCTCGACTGTTCTGGATATGCAGTATATTTCTGTCAGACAGAAATGGAGGAAAAGGTTATCCATATGAACGACCAATTCGCTCATGTCTCTGCAATGAAACCGAAAAGCTCAATCTTTACGTTGATTGTTCCATCTACTGGCAAAATCTACTGGTCTGAAAGCAATCATG GCCCTTTTTTATCTTCGTTGTCTCAGAGTGATCTGCAGAACTTTGTAGTGGATGAGGGTATGCTTCTGGCTTTTGTCACTGCTTCGA AGATTGGCAACCAGCTATCTTGTCGCAGCAAGG CTCTGAAGCTTGCATCCAGCTGCTCCCAAGGAACACGCAAGCGCCAGAGTGTCTACACCG GTAATAGAAGTTCCATATTTCTCTTGTTGTTATTGGAGTCCATACTCCTGGTAGTTTTAGCTGTGGTCGTGCGGTTCTGTTGTGTCTTCTGGAGGAAAAAGAAGCTTCAAGATCAAGACCTTGGACGCTTTCTAGAAAAACGA AGATCTCTTCAACTTAAGAAGAAAGCATTTGATAGAACAATTACAGAGCTTGAGCATAAGGCTACTGAGGAAGCAGGAGCCACTGAAGAAACAATGGAAGAACTTGGCAAACTGGTTCGAGAAAGGCAAGGCATCAAGAGAAAGCTCCCCACAACCTACAGTTTAGGCAGAGATGAAAGAGTTTTAAATCCAAAGTCTGTTCTTCCATTATCTACAGGAAGAACAAGGAGCTATTCATTCCGTAGGGCAAAGAAAGGAAGTGTTACAGTTTTCCACACTTTAAGCAATTCATCTTCTGAAGGAAGCAGCAGTGAGATAGAATATGTTTCAGATTCTGAAGTAGAAGAGGAGCCTGTTGTCAAGGGAAAGGCAAAGGCAGCCATTGAAGATGAAAGTTCAAGTAATGATGAACAGCTTGGGAGAAAACATCAAAGAAGCCCATCAGAACCAGCTTCAAGCTCTAAAGGCTATACGGAATCTTTGTTTGTTGAGCAAGAATCTGGGGAAGAAAATTTTCAGGATGAGGGAAAGGGGGTGAAAACCGTGCCAAGTAGTAGCAGAAGCATTTGGTTAAAGAGGACCTTTTCTTCATTAAACTGA